The Malus sylvestris chromosome 8, drMalSylv7.2, whole genome shotgun sequence genomic interval ATAATTGGTAATTAGCACAAATATATAAGACCGTAAAAAATATCACATAAATATATAACTGTAACAAATGATGTACTATTTACTCAAATCGAAATATCAAAACTGAAATGGAAATGAAAGTTAAGCTTCAGTGCCAAAATTGACGTCATGAAGCAATGGCGTCAAAtaagtttttttgttattttcaaaGGCAATCAACTTGCCTTACATTAAATACCTAgcatatttaagtattttttaatattattttaagcCAGTAGCCACACAAATTTTATTACTTTTGtttaaaaaacataaatgaagTAATAAATTTTGACATATCGGATAGAAAGAAAATATTGACAATATATCAAATTGCCAAGTCAaccatcaaaattaaaatttgatattttaaatttaacatCTCATTTAGAGATGATCTAAGCATTTTTGCTTACTAACAATTCTCTCCGGGGACCTTATTATATCTTGTCGATTCACCTTTTCATCCTACAATATTTTTGAATTATCAAATCCATTTGATTTCTAGGTTCGGTCTTTAGAGTTCAATTTGgaaaaatcaaccaaattgGATATCCGTTAACATTTAATTATTATGAAATTTTCAACATCAACATGAGAAATATAATTCGTGTATTTATTGAATAATCGTAATCGACGGACGATTAATGATTCGTTTTGaccactaaaataaaataaaatatcaaccCAGAAATCATTTAAACATCTAATTTGTAAAATTTTCAACGTcaacatgaaaaatatgattCGTTTGTTTATTAAATAACGGTAAGCCGGTAGACGATTAATGATTTGTTTTGaccaccaaaaaataaataaaataccaaaaataaaagatttGTACACATATAAATACAGATTGTATGTTCTTAGAAAAGCATAGGAAGTGTGGAGAAATTGCTTTGACACATGAAAAGGAAGCAAAACAACAACCCACAACACTAAACAGGATAAGAGTTTTCGGAAGTGGATTTTTCTGGTTACTGTCTTCGCCACGTAATCACGAACGTGTCAAAGCGCGTGCTCATCATGCCTCCCTGTTTCGCCGGCGGCGTACGTTAGCCTTTTCCCCTCCCCCCTTCAAAACTCATGTGACTCACTGTTGTCTATATATATACCTCTCCACTTTGCTCCCTCTTTCTGAACCGCTTTTTAGCTCCGTTATCCTCCACCCCTTCCTTTAACCTGCGCACACCCCCTCGATCTTATGACTCTCCGTCTTCCTCCTTTCAATTGATGACAACAAACCCCGTTATCTGGAAGCTCAAACGACGACGCCGACGCATCGGTGAAGGGTAATTTCGTAATTTCACCGATCGCCGACCTGAAGAAACTCCCcctggttcggttttttgcgcACCATCTTAATCTAGTCCAGCCTCGAATGGACGTCCTGGTGGGCCCGACCTTCTCCATCGACGTGTCGTCCTACGGCCCTGCGCAGACGCAGGACAACCGCCACCGCAGTGGCCTGTACTTGAATCAGAACCGAGGCGCCGCGGTGGTGGAAGAGGCCTCGTCGGACAGCTCGTCATCGATCGGAGTTCCGGATGACAGCGAGGAAGAGGAAGATTCCAAAGGTGATGACGGCGATGAGGTGCAGAGCAAGTTTAACAGCGGCGGAGGAAGTGGACGAGGATTAGGTTCTCTGGGTTCATTCGGATCACTGGAAGAGTCTCTTCCAATCAAGTAAACCCCTCCGGATCTGCAAATTTTAATCCGAAACCGatcaaatttattgaattttcagtttttggtCCGTCatgtaattaatggattaactaattaatcactttaaaattaattttaattttgtttttatttgttcaGGAGGGGATTATCCAACTATTTTTCAGGAAAATCAAAGTCATTTGCCAGCCTGTCAGAAGTGTGTAGCTCTGTGAGTTCAGTGAAGGAGGTAGAGAAGCGAGACAACCCGTTCAACAAGCGGCGGCGGGTTCTGATCGCCTCCAAGTGGTCGAGAAAATCTTCCTCGTCCTCCTCCCTCTACAACTGGCCAAACCCTAAATCCATGCCGCTGCTAGCCCTAGCCGAAGAAGGAGACGAAGACGATGACGAAGAACAGAACCGTGACCGGCAAGGCGACGGAGACAACGCGTCGCAGCAATCCTCGTCGGACGAGGAGGATCAGGAGAGGAGGAGGGCCCCACAGAAACTGCTACACAGGAGGCTGAAGAGCTTCAAGTCCAAGAGTTGCTATTGCCTCTCAGATCTGCAGGAACATGATGAACAGTAACAATTTGTgctagtttttcttttaaattttaattttaatttttagggtTGTGGGATGGGTGGAGGGGGGTTTGTGTTGTTTGTATGTGGCACTcggaagaaaaatataatgtattatatatatttgtagtaGTATGATTCCATTTGTGTTTGGATAATtgttttttatagtttattttttatttatttttagtgttAATGGGATGTGGATAAGCATATGGTGATCTGCTGAGTCGGATATGTGATGTACAAAGACGTGTTTGCCCCTCCAATCAATTATTTTGTCAGTTTATGGTATGGAATATTGGCTTTAAAATAGTGCAGATCATTTATCTTCTTTCCTATCTTTTAAAaagtaacaaaaataaaaatgttattcttTATCATCTAATTGTAGGATTTGTACTCTCTACTAAATAAGAGATTCACATGCATTGATGGACTTAATTTTTATTGGAGAGATGATACAAGTAAATGGTAAATGTAGCTACTCAAACAGAATGTACTCTTCCGTTTTTTTGCCTTGGAACAAATGGACTGAACTTCTGATTGTGTTGAGCTGGACATCAATGTTTGACATATGTCGATGAATCCAACTCTCTAAATTGTGCCAAAGAATAGAAGGGAATTTAAGGGATGCCTACGAATAGGGCGTGTTTAGCATGCCGGATAACATACCAGATAATACTATTTAATACTATCCGGTGTTTGGTGCCATTCTGTATTAAATTAGCACCGGATTATTTATGTGGTCCGGCCTATTTTATACGACATACGCCGGATAATTTATACACTCAGTGCCATAAATGTTCTTCAATCTCCTTTTGAGGAAGTAAATGAACATGATAATTTTTGATGAATTGAGTTTTTAATCCGATACTGCATCAAATGCCTGATTAAATAGTCAATACGCTCGACTAaatagtcagtactatccgatgaCAAATTATCCTATCCGACTGAAATAATCAGTACAGTCCGAGATGCCAAACGAGACCTTAATGTAGTTTAGGACTCGTCAATCtgagcaagaaacaaagtagATGTCAAACGTGTGCTAAGAATCGAAGGGAATTTAACAAATGAATATGAGCTAATTAAGCGACAATGTATTATAGGACTCATCAATCCGAGCAAGAAACAACGAAAACACGTGCACATTGAAAGATTTTGGAGATTTTGTTAGGCCGATGGAAACGAGGAAAACGAGCAAACAATAAAacacatgaaaacagaaacggGTGGAactaaacaaacctaaaaatgGCAAGCATTAGCCATGAAACCTAACTTTGGAAGTTGCTAGAATCTTTTGCTGGAGGGAGGATGGAAAAGTAATTTCATTCGATCCACTAAGATGAGGGTTTTGATGAACTCAATTTGTCATACTCATTCCTTCTTGCAAGCGAAGCAACATAATGTGCTTCCTTTATTTGTTAAAAGAACACATCTCGCCTACCTAATTTCCAACGAGTTTGCTAAGAACTTGAGTCAATTCCCATATTGTTTTGAGGCAAGAGTACGTTTTCCACTACTTTATGGCTGTGTTTCTTTTATCTATCGTGACGGGTATGGCCGTCCTCGTCACAAGACATACTCGTTTGAagtcgttttgttgtaaatgtgATCGAGATAGGTTTTGAAAATTTAAGCTCGGCTTAGGTCTTGTCCCCGAGCTAGGCCTATTCAGGCTGAACTAGAAGTATTACAGGGTATCAAACAAGTGATATGTTTAGTATTTTCAAATGGTACCTTCATTATATTTCTAGATTTCTAAAGGTGACATTGAGTTGCAAATGTGGTTTAGTGCAACTGGTCATGAGCAATGCGTCTGTCCCTTTGCACTCAAATTAGaatatatatcttgtaaattaGAATAATTTTATTAGAATATCGTCTTATTAAAAATGATATATAGCTTGGGTTGGGCCAAATGCAAAAACATCAAGTTTAGGCCCTTTTCTTCTCACAAATTGGTTGTTCCTATAAGCATGTTTAAGGTGCGGACGAAGCATGCAAACAAGGATCTAATGGCTGAAAATGGATGAGCTCATGTCATTGCGTGCAttcaaaaaattttaaatttttttatttagttgaCATGTTTTTGTTCGATGGAGGGAAATATGGGGCAAGCGGGAAATAAGGGTTGGCTGTTGCGCGCGTTGAAGAGTAAAAAACAGGGGAAGAGGGGAAGACATAGGAAGCTGAAGTTTGGAACAAATTTGTGGTGGATCGAAGCTAAGTTTCGGTTGTgacctttaattttttttgttgttcatTGGGTGTATTTGTGACAGCGAGGGAGTGGTAGATTAAGGTTTTCTCTACCGGGGAAAAAGGGCATAGAAAGGGAAGTGTTGAAAGGTGTGTGCTAGCTGAATTTATAGAATATTGAAGTTGTGCTTGGATCAAATTGAAGTTGGCATGATGGgttcatccacaatctcagaAGAAACCCAAATTTTGAAGGTGATTGTTTGAATAATTCAGAACCTATGTTATAATGCATTTCCATTAGagtgtgggttttttttttttttaaaaaaaaagggtttgaaaCCATAATATCGATGGTTATCAGTGGATTTGGTTGAGATCGTGAAAGTGGATTTTAGATATATAGGTGTAAACTTTGTGCTGGCTTGTGATAAGTTGTGTTGTGCTTGTGTAACTTTGTTACAGGTAGACATTGAAGTATAATTCGATGAGGGTGAGGTAGAAGTAGAAGAAATTGTCGTTGACAGAGAGGATGTAGATGTAGGGGATGAATTAGATGCAGGGAGGGTTGAATTTGTGGTACCAAGAGTAGATGAAGAGTTGAAACCAAAATTGAAAATGGAGTTTGATTCGTTAGATGAAGGGTATAGGTTTTACAACAATTATGCACTTGCAGCGGGGTTTGGGATTCTAGAGCATAGTAGGAGAAAGTCCATTGATGGTGAATGTTGGTTAATGAAAGAATTTGTTTGTTGCAAACAAGGGAAGAAGAGAGATGATGGTAATCCCAAACGTaataagaaaggaaaaaaggGAGATGCTAGAACTCAGTGCAAGGCGAAACTTGGGTTGAATAGGGGAAGTGGTTGTGAAAAGTTTGTTGTAATggtttttgtttgtaccatacttgaccaatcccgaaactactaagcaccagtcaacgttataccgtcaaggacccaaaagagtttccttccaaccgggaggccaatcatagcgcgacacgtgtcgacatcagaagccaatcacaacacgacacgtgttaatgtcaaaacaaaactagaaactctcttctataaaaggagatcattctcccacaatattttctattgtcatttgtactaaatcattcactagtactcactaaaggagagcttgaacctatgtacttgtgtaaacccttcacaattaatgggaactcctctactccgtggacgtaaccaatatgggtgaaccacgtacatcttgtgtttgcttccctgtctctatccatttacatacttatccgcactagtgaccggagcaacctagcgaaggtcacaaacttgacactttggcatgaattcaataaagaggtgatttagacaactcggtccaaATCCTCTTAccttcctagcaatgaaacactcgagttcaaagcttcaacatgaatgcttccaacatgaaacaaagtctaagtatatgtcaacaagactatacaaataaacgaacagcttcacagtatatttgtttaatcatacattccaacacattcatacataagccaactgtgctttgaaagggttcaacatactttgtgtcattcgacacttgctacaatgtgcctcaacaccttgcccttattctcaccaactaggtgatgaaggaacttaccttcgtgccaccaaccaggtgataaaatgtacaacccgtactctaatattatttggcaatttgccactcttatcaccaaccaggaaAAGAATGAACTCACTTTtgtgccatcaaccaggtgatgaaatgtacaacccgtactctaatattatttggcaacttcccattcttatcaccaactaggtgaagaaggaattgatcttcgtgccaccaaccaggtgatgatatgtgatgaaggaactcaccttcgtaccaccaaccagatgataaaagcaactcaccattcattccaccaactagaagacgagtggtacaacttgcacatgtgaactcctagcattcagaaataataaaaaaccctcaagctttacaactcaactaggggagcacttatgcccaataagagttatagtcaccaacaaagtcttattgcaagccaacaacaacttcagtgcatggtatacgaagatcaagctattcagccctcttgcatctgcttcagacatttctcttctgtaacaatgcaaacactacaactcgtagaaagcttcacacattcttcaTTAAGACTGTTCAAAGCAAATCCAATTTATATGATTTATCTAAACCTTCAaatactacaaggtgtggcttgtatATGTTGTATCtcctacattttcaaatttccagttttcccaaaaaataaaaaaataaaaaaataaaaaaagggaaattaggaaattcaacaaagcttcatcaatggaggacaactataattctcaaaagcttcacacactcttgatcaagacagtgtgaaacaaaaccaatttatggtgccaacaagagcttcatcaaaggagttcaactacaattctcaaaagcttcacacactcttgatcaagacagtgtgaagcaaaactaatttatgatgccaacatgagcttcatcaatggaggacaactacaattctcaaaagtttcacactcttaatgaaaacagtgtgaagcaaaatcaatttatgatgccaacaaaagcttcatcaaaggagttcaaccacaattctcgaaagcttcacacactcttgatcaagacagtgtgaagcaaaaccaatttatggtgccaacaaaaacttcatcaatggagggcaactacaattctcaaaagcctcacacactcttgatcaagatagtgtgaagcaaaaccaatttgtggtgccaacaaaagcttcatcaaaggagttcaaccacaattcttaaaagcttcacacactcttgatcaagacagtgtgaagcaaaaccaatttatggtgttaacaaaagcttcatcaataaaaGGCAactataattctcaaaagcttcatacactcttgatcaagacggcgtgaagcaaaaccaatttatggtgccaataaaagcttcaacttcaactacaaaaacttcaactccaaagcttcacctacaaagcttcaacccaaaagattcacctacaaagcttcaactccaaagcttcacctacaaagctttaacacaaaagattcacctacaaagcttcaactccaaagcttcacctacaaagcttcaacaaaaaaacttaatctacaaagcttcacctacaaagcttcaactccaaagcttcaacacaaaagcttcacctacaaagcttcacctacaaagcttcaactccaaagcttcatctacacaagcttcaactccaaagcttcatctacacaagcttcaactccaaagcttcatctacaaagcttcaacacaaaagcttcacctacaaagcttcaactccaaagcttcacctacaaaagtttcaactccaaagtttcacctataaaacttcaacacaaaagcttcacctacaaagcttcaacttaaaagcttcacctacaaaagctttaactccaaagtttcacctacaaagcttcaacacaaaagcttcacctacaaagcttcaactccaaagcttcacctacaaaagcttcaactccaaagattcacctacaaaagcttcaacacaaaagcttcacctacaaaagcttcaactccaaagcttcaactccaaagcttcacctacaaaagcttcaactccaaagcttcacctacaaagcttcacctacaaagcttcaacacaaaagcttcaactccaaagcttcacctacaaagcttcaacacaaaagtttcacctacaaaagcttcaactccaaagcttcacttacaaagtttcaacacaaaagcttcacctccaaagcttcaactccaaagcttcacctacaaaagcttcaactccaaagcttcacctacaaagcttcaacacaaaagcttcacctacaaagcttcaactacaaatgccaaaagcttcacacactcttgatcaagatagtgtgaagcaaaatcaattcatggtacccaacaaagcttcaaccttaaagcttcacctacaaatctttaacactaaagcttcacctatatatatatatatatatatattcaaaaattcaaaaattcaaaaaaaaaatcgaatattaaaaaaaataaaggcctaggcatcctcttctttgggccaaacaactttcataacaaatatatatgaaggaagagttttgggctaccacttagaaaggaaaacggtgaagttttgttaatttggaaacttggctactagcaagacacctcatttgtcaactccctcgaccggagacttgggggactcctaccatatgctattgcaccttgatattcggaagtctcacgaccactcagtgacttagatttttcaagtctccaaccaagaagttttcctcactggGGAAATTAAGGCAgcattacctcaacctacatgctttactcacaaagcttcaacatacaagcttcaacaaaagaaaaaaaaaattcaaagaactttgtgAAGAAGACCTTGgtatatttaacacaatacattgaaatgaagcaaaacttatttattgatatctctgataagttacaaatatgtacatatacatgaatcaaaataaacaaacaagagggagccttcacaaaggttgctcaggagaagtttcaacagtcggcagagcctcagaaagaggaagcaccagagggtgatcattcggagcctcagtactgggcagaaccctagaaggaggaggcaccaaaggttgatcatttggagcttcattacgcggtacaaccccagaagacgaaggcaataaatgcctttggaacaaacccacaaacctttgatgatcaagtaaaatctgaccatcagattcctgcagctggtcaagattcctcttcatgtttgtagcatagtcatgtgcgagcctgtgcaactatttattctcatgcttgagccatctgatctcctgtttgagacttatcacttcagttgccaatgattcaacttggcgggttcgagcaaataggcgttgggccatattagacacagaatctgcacactgaacactgagaactagagaatccttaacaaccaactcatcagatcgtttggaaagtagtctgttatctttgggagtgagaaggttcctagccaccaccgcaacggtcatatcattcttcatcacagagtccctaacaataagaggaccagtaggggataagaaggatgggcaccatatgttgtcttgaggaggcatggctgccttttcaccaaagttcaagtcaaaacgacgatcggatgggccagacagtttccgaaataatgaaagagaaatgaggtccaataaatctctgacgtataaaaataaagggaaaattcctacaagcaataactctctaaacgtacttcttgcacaaaattggtgcccctataaaagataGGGCAGCAAGgccgcttgttcaaaaatcgaagaggcagcACTCTTCGGATTTCGAGAAGTAGATTTTCCTAAATAAAATATGTCAATaatccccacacgcaacattagctcctTGGgcaccacagataactttgccaaagatctctgacaaaatttagacacataaattttgaaggttcagCTACCCTACCAGTACCCAtaaaggtaaaggaacaacaccactacttgataactagaaagttcctatgtgtgttaacctctgtgctctgtggcaaggcagactagcaaaaatgcctaacctttactcacattctagaaaacactcccaataggattgcttgctcaaaattCGAAGAGGCATCTCTCTCTGAacctcgaaagccagactcccaatatgattgctttctcaaaaatcgaagaggcaccgctctttgaatctcgaaagccaaactcctaacatgattgctttctcaaaaatcgaagaggcattacttttcgaatctcgagagtcagactcccaacaagattgctttctcaaaaatcaaagatgcaccactcttcgaatctcgaaagccagactcccaacatgatttctttctcaaaaatcgaagaggcaccgcttttcgaatctcgaaagccagactcccaacaggattgctttctcaaaaatcgaagaggtatcgttctctgaatcttgagagccagatccttaacatgattgcttgttcgaaaaccaaggaggcaccgctctccgaacttccagagccagatttccttagataaagcttgtctgcaatcttcacacgtaacatcagttttccagataccacataccattttttcaaagtgctctgacaaagttaaaacacgtgaagcttgcagctcccattacattgctatgactaagaagggtaaatgaatagcattactacttgttgttgggaaaactcctatatatgtctaCCTTCATCCTCCACGAACAAGcatacctgcaaaaatgctcaaccattcctcatatctaatagggcactcccaacgaaacctctcgaaatactcagatTCTTTTCCtccctgataatacctctgcaaacaagctacaccagagcaagagtatcttatatcatcaaggttaaaagcatgagtatcccatatcattctttttccctgtcttttccttttccattgctcttacctgcaagacaatgagaaagaaagcaatcagtcgaaatctgaaatcaaacttccgatctgAAACTGATTGCCCGAAATCTTTGCCCAGTTGCTCACCTACCTCAGAACAGTTAATACAATATTGGCTCTTAACACTGAAactgccaagcatggatgagtcgctgAGAAGTAGTACTCTGAATGACCATTCAAAGGCAAAGGTTGCGCACTACTTCTGCGATGCAAAatattgaagcagaaggttcaacgatgAGCTGGAACAGATCACTATAGCACGACGCCCTCTCTGCAGACCCGCATAATCCAGACAGaggagtctaagtcaaatccaagcttGACATCTTTGCCCTATCCGAatagctcgagaagcttcaacaactttTCGCTGACACCGTCGCTAAATAGCACAGCCTTGCCATgccacatccactactttgtcaatagcaaaagtatcctatatcatcagggttgaacatactctagatttgatggacttgttttgaccctcaaattcttgagtcgaccttatactttggaggaaaccagaataccctccagcccagttcaagaataagcctgtggaaagttacttcttcaaaagcaaaagtatcttatatcatctatttttctttttcttttctttatccttcttCTACctacaagatagggagaatgagaacaatcagccggaactcgaaatcaaacttctgatttgGGATTGATTCTTGGAactctgattacttaccttatctgtcacctctttcggcggATCtcttagctcggcgacttgggggactcatacgacatggtttgtatcgcgcttgaccaagcttgaaactacaactaagtgaaggtcacaaacttgacactttctgttataccaaagtcctcactgattttgtgcatcaacagttttCATGGAAGGACATAACCACCCTATGTCAAATGTGTCACACTTATTTAGATCACACCATCAAGTTTCGAGAACAAAGAAGGCGATGATTGAACAATGCGCGAAGgccaatatttccacaagtaaACAAATGGCTTTGTTGGAGGTGCAAAGTGGAGGAATTGGAAATATTGGTTGCACCCCCAATGATATGTATAATGCAGAACAATAATTTATAACCTATCAAATTGGGCGTGATGCCGAAATGTTGAAAGAGCATTTTGAggatgagaaagaaaaaaagattcaTTCTATTTCAAGATGGAGATTGACGAAGGCGAAACACCTGAAAATTTCTTTTGGGCAAATGTGatatgaaaattaacttgacacacaaattaaaccctattgatgacaattatagtattaagcaagtagggatcgttatagaccagggattaactagggctgctaatcaacacaaataagactaaaaaacactaaactagactctatagactcaaaactgacttaaaacgctaaaaacaacaacaaacaataaaaaaaagactcaattctaga includes:
- the LOC126633259 gene encoding protein OXIDATIVE STRESS 3 LIKE 4-like; the encoded protein is MDVLVGPTFSIDVSSYGPAQTQDNRHRSGLYLNQNRGAAVVEEASSDSSSSIGVPDDSEEEEDSKGDDGDEVQSKFNSGGGSGRGLGSLGSFGSLEESLPIKRGLSNYFSGKSKSFASLSEVCSSVSSVKEVEKRDNPFNKRRRVLIASKWSRKSSSSSSLYNWPNPKSMPLLALAEEGDEDDDEEQNRDRQGDGDNASQQSSSDEEDQERRRAPQKLLHRRLKSFKSKSCYCLSDLQEHDEQ